A genomic region of Deltaproteobacteria bacterium contains the following coding sequences:
- a CDS encoding phage holin family protein — MRNLIIHWAISAASLAIVAYLFPGIALRGLGPALIAPIVIGLVNATIGFILKIITFPISILSLGLFLLIINALMLQLAAFLVPGFYVASFWSAFFGAIVMSIVSMILRALFA; from the coding sequence ATGCGCAACTTGATCATTCATTGGGCCATCAGCGCCGCCAGCTTGGCGATCGTCGCCTATCTTTTTCCCGGCATCGCGTTGCGCGGCCTCGGCCCGGCGTTGATCGCGCCCATCGTCATCGGCTTAGTCAACGCCACTATCGGTTTCATTTTGAAAATAATCACCTTCCCGATTTCGATCCTGTCCCTCGGTTTGTTTCTCCTGATCATCAACGCTCTGATGCTGCAACTCGCGGCGTTTCTAGTCCCCGGTTTTTACGTCGCCAGCTTCTGGTCCGCCTTCTTTGGTGCCATCGTCATGAGCATCGTCAGCATGATCCTGCGCGCCCTGTTCGCGTAA